One Phaseolus vulgaris cultivar G19833 chromosome 2, P. vulgaris v2.0, whole genome shotgun sequence DNA window includes the following coding sequences:
- the LOC137811439 gene encoding 2-C-methyl-D-erythritol 2,4-cyclodiphosphate synthase, chloroplastic — protein MAMAATSSTASSILLPFTTNPKTSHLFASFPCKNNTLLPSLRLRHISASTSASATPTPSIQVDKSPVSAAPSKVLPFRIGHGFDLHRLEPGYPLIIGGINIPHERGCEAHSDGDVLLHCVVDAILGALGLPDIGQIFPDNDPKWKGCASSVFIHESVRLMHEAGYEIGNLDATLILQRPKLSPHKDTIKANLSALLGVDSSVVNIKAKTHEKVDSLGENRSIAAHTVVLLMKK, from the exons ATGGCTATGGCAGCAACTTCCTCTACAGCATcttccatcctccttccattcACAACAAACCCCAAAACCTCTCACCTATTTGCCTCTTTCCCTTGCAAAAACAATACCCTCCTTCCCAGCCTCCGTCTCAGACACATCTCAGCCTCAACCTCAGCTTCAGCAACCCCAACCCCCTCAATCCAAGTTGACAAATCTCCAGTCTCCGCCGCTCCTTCCAAGGTTCTTCCCTTTCGGATCGGCCACGGTTTTGACCTCCATCGCTTGGAACCCGGTTACCCTCTGATCATCGGTGGGATTAACATACCCCACGAAAGAGGTTGCGAGGCCCATTCCGATGGGGACGTTCTGCTTCACTGCGTCGTCGATGCTATTTTGGGGGCGTTAGGTCTTCCTGATATAGGCCAAATATTTCCTGATAATGATCCTAAGTGGAAGGGTTGTGCCTCTTCCGTCTTCATCCATGAATCT GTTAGACTTATGCATGAGGCAGGTTATGAAATTGGAAATTTGGATGCTACATTGATACTTCAGCGGCCAAAACTGAGCCCGCACAAGGACACTATCAAAGCCAACTTATCTGCATTGCTTGGAGTGGACTCTTCTGTGGTAAATATCAAAGCAAAAACTCATGAAAAGGTAGACAGTCTTGGAGAGAATAGAAGTATAGCGGCACACACAGTGGTTCTTCTAATGAAAAAATGA
- the LOC137811440 gene encoding meiotic recombination protein SPO11-2: protein MEDLQNSTLKFFSDQELCNADIVPPAQVRARIEVSVLNFLKILNASNPAISNLPLIQRKYSNSRVIHGLLTELSRVFLSNSISTRSLMRPIAAKAFVRVWKAMEICYQILLQEKRVTQRELFYKLLCLSPDLFPSQTHVNRTIQDLVALLRCSRFSLGIMASSRGLISGRLTLQEPGKEVVDCSLCGSSGFPISGDLNLLERLVLHADARYVIIVEKHAIFQRLTEDRFFHQIPSILITAKGYPDMATRFLLYRMNRAFPDLPILALVDWNPAGLAILCTFKFGSVGMGLEAYRYACNVKWLGLRGNDLPLLPDQSFVPLKPKDLQIAQSLMSSGILQDNYKDEVAVMIQRGRKAEIEALYFHGYDYLGKYIAKKIVQSDYV from the exons ATGGAAGATCTTCAAAATTCGACGCTAAAATTCTTCTCCGATCAAGAGCTCTGTAATGCCGATATCGTCCCTCCTGCTCAG GTCCGAGCGAGAATTGAAGTTTCTGTACTCAATTTTCTCAAAATATTAAATGCATCTAACCCTGCCATCTCAAATTTGCCTTTG ATTCAGAGAAAATATAGCAATAGTCGAGTCATTCATGGCCTGTTGACGGAACTGTCACGTGTTTTTCTCTCCAATTCCATATCGACAAGGTCTCTGATGAGACCTATTGCAGCAAAGGCCTTTGTCAGGG TGTGGAAGGCGATGGAGATCTGCTATCAGATATTGCTTCAGGAAAAGCGTGTCACGCAGAGGGAGCTCTTCTACAAGCTGCTCTGTCTTTCGCCAGACCTGTTTCCTTCTCAAACGCATGTTAACAGGACTATCCAAG ATCTCGTAGCATTGCTTCGGTGCAGTCGATTCAGTCTTGGAATCATGGCTTCTAGTCGAGGACTCATTTCTGGCcgtctgactttgcag GAACCAGGCAAAGAGGTGGTTGATTGCTCTTTGTGTGGTTCTTCTGGATTTCCAATTTCTGGTGACTTGAATTTGTTAGAGAGATTGGTTCTACATGCAGATGCTCGGTACGTTATAATTGTGGAAAAG CACGCAATATTTCAGCGGCTTACTGAGGATCGGTTTTTTCATCAAATTCCAAGCATTCTTATCACTGCTAAAGGTTATCCAGATATGGCCACAAG ATTTCTTCTTTATCGGATGAATCGAGCTTTTCCAGATTTGCCAATTTTAGCTTTGGTGGATTG GAACCCAGCTGGATTAGCCATTCTATGCACCTTCAAATTTGGAAGTGTAGGAATGGGCCTAGAGGCATACAGATACG CTTGCAACGTCAAGTGGTTAGGACTGCGGGGGAATGATCTACCTCTGTTGCCTGACCAATCTTTCGTTCCATTGAAGCCAAAGGATCTGCAAATTGCTCAGAGCTTGATGTCCTCAGGAATATTACAG GATAATTACAAGGATGAAGTGGCCGTAATGATTCAGAGAGGAAGGAAAGCTGAAATTGAGGCTCTATACTTTCATGGATATGACTATTTGGGGAAGTATATAGCTAAAAAAATTGTCCAGTCCGATTACGTATAA
- the LOC137809695 gene encoding probable WRKY transcription factor 29 translates to MICSWKNLHVRVMVWDLQSIVGCTIAPATTMDNPNLILSQGFCAEPDDLLYDFQEFSETKTVLNELEEIYKPFYPNVHHNPHPIISSSQPIPDKNVKELKLSNKVDVQAQDLHDTEASTCRKSKKKQNKKRVVKHMNAVDGVSDPWAWRKYGQKPIKGSPYPRSYYRCSSSKGCLARKFVELSHLDPGVLIVTYTAEHSPHPTRKNSRTGRGSSTIAPPTTHSDDMQTLSSRINVVVEALEVEHERFKVQQ, encoded by the exons atgatatgcAGTTGGAAGAACTTGCACGTACGCGTAATGGTTTGGGATTTGCAATCTATTGTGGGATGCACCATTGCCCCAGCCACCACTATGGACAACCCGAATCTCATTCTTTCTCAAGGTTTTTGTGCTGAACCAGATGACCTACTTTACGATTTTCAGGAATTCTCAGAAACCAAAACGGTGCTTAATGAATTGGAAGAGATTTACAAACCTTTCTACCCCAATGTTCATCACAACCCTCATCCCATCATTTCAAGTTCCCAACCTATCCCAGATAAAAATGTCAAAGAACTCAAACTATCAAACAAAGTAGACGTGCAAGCACAAGATTTGCACGACACGGAAGCATCTACATGCAGAAAAAG CAAAAAGAAGCAGAACAAGAAGAGGGTGGTGAAACATATGAACGCGGTAGATGGTGTGTCAGATCCATGGGCATGGCGTAAATATGGGCAGAAACCAATAAAGGGATCACCCTATCCACGAAGCTATTATAGATGCAGCAGCTCCAAAGGATGTTTGGCTAGGAAATTCGTGGAACTTAGCCATTTGGATCCCGGAGTTTTGATAGTTACCTACACCGCAGAACATAGTCCTCACCCAACTcgcaaaaactcaagaacagGGAGGGGCAGTTCCACCATTGCACCTCCAACAACTCATAGTGATGATATGCAGACTCTTTCTTCAAGGATAAATGTGGTTGTGGAGGCCCTGGAAGTTGAGCATGAGCGTTTTAAAGTTCAACAGTAA
- the LOC137811441 gene encoding endoglucanase has translation MGYHSVFIAVFLWSSMVCHNGLAMMDDGKLTSSSGPPNYDYADALAKAILFFEGQRSGKLPSSQRVKWREDSALSDGKLQNVNLMGGYYDAGDNVKFGWPMAFSTSLLSWAAVEYESEISSVNQLGYLQSAIRWGADFMLRAHTSPTTLYTQVGDGNADHNCWERPEDMDTPRTVYKIDANSPGTEVAAEYAAALSAASIVFKKIDAKYSSTLLSHSKSLFDFADKNRGSYSGSCPFYCSYSGYQDELLWAAAWLYKASGESKYLSYIISNQGWSQTVSEFSWDNKFVGAQTLLTEEFYGGKKDLAKIKTDAESFICAVMPGSNSRQIKTTPGGLLFTRDSSNLQYTTSSTMVLFIFSRILNRNHINGINCGSSHFTASQIRGFAKTQVEYILGKNPMKMSYMVGFGSKYPKQLHHRGSSIPSIKVHPAKVGCNAGLSDYYNSANPNPNTHVGAIVGGPDSNDRFNDARSDYSHAEPTTYINAAFVASISALLAKT, from the exons ATGGGGTACCATTCGGTGTTCATTGCTGTGTTCTTATGGAGTTCAATGGTTTGTCACAATGGATTAGCCATGATGGATGATGGGAAGTTGACGAGCTCCTCAGGCCCACCTAATTATGACTATGCAGATGCTCTTGCCAAAGCTATTTTGTTTTTTGAAGGACAACGCTCAGGGAAGTTGCCCTCAAGCCAAAGAGTGAAGTGGAGGGAAGACTCCGCTCTCTCTGATGGCAAACTTCAAAAC GTGAATTTGATGGGAGGATACTACGATGCTGGTGATAACGTGAAGTTTGGATGGCCAATGGCATTTTCTACTAGCTTATTAAGTTGGGCTGCTGTAGAGTACGAGAGTGAGATATCTTCCGTGAACCAGCTTGGTTATCTCCAAAGTGCTATCCGTTGGGGTGCAGACTTCATGTTGAGAGCACATACTTCCCCAACCACCCTCTATACACAG GTTGGAGATGGAAACGCTGATCACAATTGTTGGGAGCGCCCAGAAGACATGGATACACCAAGGACAGTCTATAAGATAGATGCTAATTCTCCAGGAACTGAAGTCGCAGCTGAGTATGCTGCTGCTCTTTCTGCCGCTTCAATTGTATTCAAGAAAATAGATGCCAAGTATTCCTCCACGTTATTAAGCCATTCAAAATCA CTGTTTGATTTTGCAGACAAGAACAGAGGTTCTTACTCCGGTTCTTGCCCATTCTACTGCTCGTACTCAGGTTACCAG GATGAACTGCTATGGGCTGCTGCTTGGCTTTACAAGGCGAGTGGAGAAAGCAAGTATCTGAGCTACATCATAAGTAACCAAGGATGGAGCCAGACAGTGTCTGAATTCAGCTGGGACAACAAATTTGTTGGGGCTCAGACATTACTAACCGAG GAATTCTATGGTGGGAAGAAAGACTTGGCCAAGATTAAGACTGACGCTGAGTCATTTATATGCGCTGTGATGCCAGGAAGTAACTCTCGACAGATTAAAACAACTCCTG GTGGCCTTCTGTTTACCAGAGATAGTAGCAATTTGCAATATACCACAAGCTCGACCATGGTGCTATTCATTTTCTCTAGAATCCTTAACAGAAATCATATAAACGGAATCAACTGTGGCTCCTCGCATTTCACAGCGTCTCAAATTAGAGGCTTTGCGAAAACACAGGTGGAGTACATACTAGGAAAGAATCCGATGAAGATGTCGTACATGGTTGGATTTGGCAGCAAATACCCAAAGCAATTGCATCACAGAGGCTCGTCCATTCCTTCAATAAAAGTTCACCCAGCGAAGGTGGGTTGCAATGCTGGTCTCTCAGATTATTACAATTCTGCTAATCCAAATCCCAATACCCATGTGGGTGCCATTGTTGGAGGCCCCGATTCAAATGACCGTTTCAATGATGCAAGATCTGACTATTCCCACGCCGAGCCTACCACATACATCAATGCTGCTTTCGTCGCTTCAATCTCTGCTTTGCTTGCCAAAACCTAA